The Polyangia bacterium DNA window AACGAGTAGTGGGCGGCGCCGAACTGTTCTTGGTACGCGGCCCCGGCGTCCGGCGCGGCATCGTGCTCGCCGGGCAGAAGGTGCAGCGTCTTCACCTTCAGCTTGGCGCTCATGGCCTTGAACTCGGTCAGGCGTTTGCGGCGGACGGCGCCGTCGTCGGTGGTGTGGGTGAGATCGCCGGTGAAGACGATGAAGTCCGGCTGCGCGGAGACGGCGTTGACCGTCTCGATGGCCTTGGGCAGCGTGACGTCGGCCTCCGGATTCGACACACCGGCATATCCCCAGTGCGTATCCGAGAGCTGCAGGAAAAAGAAATCGTCGGCCAGAGCGGATTTTTTCTTCGACGGCCCCGCCCCGGCCAGACGCGAGGCGAAGACCACCCCACCCACGCTGGCCAGCTTCAGCAAATCTCTGCGGTTCGGATTTCGTGACATCGTTGCCTCCTGCCCGTTCCCAACGGAGGCGGCAACGATTTCGTTCCGTCACTCCTGATTGATTTTCAAGGCCAGGGCGGTCAGGTCTTGTCGGTTGACGTCGGAGACCAGCGCGTATCCCAGCTCGCCGTCGCGCCAGAGCAACACCGTGAACCCGCGGGTGGTGGTCTCGGCGATGTCGAAGCGACCGCCGGGCGGACGCGCTCCCGCCGGCCAGGCCAGACCTTGCGGCTCGAACACCAGCAAGGTGATGGCGTGCAGCCGCCGCTTGAACAGAAACACCGCGGCCTTACGGCCGCCGAAGTAACCGATGCTGCCGCCCACCAGCGGAAAATCATCGTCGCCCGAGAACGTCACCCGCGGCGAGAACTCCAGGCGCCCGGTGAACCACGGCTTGACCTGATGAATGCCGCCGCTCTCGATGTCCGTCGGGTGCGTGCTGCTGACCACGCGCAGGTGATCGTTGACCGCCTCGTCGACCATCGCCAGCGCCGGCGACGGCGCGGGTGGCGCCGAGCCAAGGCGCCCGACGATCAGCACCAGCGCCGCCGCCAGACAGCCGCTGAGCAGCGGCGCCACCACCGTCGCCGCCGACGGCCACCGGCTAGTCCGACGCTCGGGTGACGGCGCGGGCGCCACACCGAGTGTCTGCTCCAGTTGTCGGCGCAGGCTGGCCGAGGCGCGCTGGCGCGGCAAGCGATCCAACGCGGCGTCCAGCGCCGCCTCGACGTCCAGCTGCTGACGGCAGCGCGCGCAGCCGGCCACGTGGGCGTCGATCGCGCTCACCATGGCCGCGTCCAGACGTCCCCGACGACGGTCAGCCAGCAAAGGACGCACGGTTTCACAGTCCATCGTCATCTCGCATAGTCCCGCAGTTTTTCCCGCAAAAGGGCCCGGGCGCGCGACAGGCGCGACTTCACCGTGCCGACTGGGCAGCCCAGGATCTCCGCCGCTTCGCTCTCGGTGAACCCTTCGACGTCCAGCAAGACGAGGAGGCGCGCCTCTTCCGACAGCGTGGCCAGCGCGGCGTCGATCTCCTCGCCCACCAGGCGGCGCAGTCGGCCGAGTTCGCGATCGTCGCGCAGCAAGAATTCGTCGGCCGCGCCGTCGATGACGTCCAGCTCGGACAGCAGCGGCTGCGGCTGGCCGCGGTGGTGCAGATCGATGAAGGTGTTGCGCAGGATCTGGAACAACCACGCCTTCACGTTGCCCGCGACAAACGTGCGCGCCCCGGCGATGGCTCGCGCGTAGGTCTCCTGCACCAGCTCGTCGGCGTCGGCCTGGTGGTGGGTCAGGCGGCGCGCCAGATCGTACAGGGCGTCGAGGTGCGCCAGCGCTTCGGGTACCAGGGCGGCAGGCGGCGAATCAGGGCGCATCATCCAGGCCGGGTTGGCCTGGTCGCGCATTCTAGAGCGCGGGAGCCGCCGCGTCGGATCGATCTTCACTAACCGAATGAACGGAGGCCGCCGGCGAATCGTTCCCGAAATTCGGCGCCGTCGTGGTCGCTTCAGGGCGTCAAGGTGATGGTCCAGAGCTGATTGGTCTGGCCCAGGTAATCCCACTGCTGGATGCGATGGCCGTTGTCCAGGCCAAATTCGGCAACCTCCACAGCCTTGCTGTCGTTCTTGACCACAAGGCTGTAAAGGTTGCCGCCGACAGGTTCGATGGCAAAACGCTGCCCCGTGGCACCCTCGTCCGTCCATTGCTGCAGGTTGGCGCCGTTGGCCGTGCTGTTGCGGTCGACGCTGAGGCACTTGCCGCTGTGAGCTGCGCAGATCTTGTAGTAGCCATCGCCCACCGCGGTGATGTGCCACTGCTGATTGGTGCCCCCGACGTAATCCCACTGATGTACCAACGCGCCGTCGTCCTGCCCCGCCATCGCAACGTCCAGGCATTTCCCGCTGAGGTTCGAACAGATCCGCTGGGTGGCACCGGGATCGAATGCCAGCTCGTTCTGCCGCCACACCGTCACCGGTGTGTTGAAGGCCATGCAGGTCTTGAAGCCGTCATTCTGGTTCGGGGCATCGGCGGTCACACAGTGACCGGCGCAAAGCGCGTCGAGGCCAAAGGGGTTCGCATAGGGGGCGTTGGGTTGGTTCGCGCCCAGGCGGCCGGGCACCACGGACTTGGCCCAGTCGGGTCCGTTGCAATAGAAGGCATCGATCCGTCCCGATCGCGGGTCGGGGGTGAAGACGTTGCCGAAGAACGTTCCTTCTTGGTTGGGGTAGTCCACGCTGCGCCCCCAGCCGATCGCGTCCGAAGGGGAGACCAGCCACAGGGGAATGTGGACACCCGCGGTGTTGACGTGGGCCATCAGGCAGGCCGAGACAGCCTGTTGGCAGCCGATATCGCAGGCAGCGGTTTCCCACTGTGGCGCCATGCCTATTTCACCGGCGAAATTGTACCAGTTGCCGTTTGGATCCTGCTTGGCGAGGCTGTGT harbors:
- a CDS encoding RICIN domain-containing protein, giving the protein MGIVLRVSGSLLLIYAFAGCSEIGQQGVTGDQRSASASTNGLSEINGLNSYNGLNSYNGLNVDNGLNSYNGLNSYNGLMSTDLGRMTISYMVRCALPAGHSLAKQDPNGNWYNFAGEIGMAPQWETAACDIGCQQAVSACLMAHVNTAGVHIPLWLVSPSDAIGWGRSVDYPNQEGTFFGNVFTPDPRSGRIDAFYCNGPDWAKSVVPGRLGANQPNAPYANPFGLDALCAGHCVTADAPNQNDGFKTCMAFNTPVTVWRQNELAFDPGATQRICSNLSGKCLDVAMAGQDDGALVHQWDYVGGTNQQWHITAVGDGYYKICAAHSGKCLSVDRNSTANGANLQQWTDEGATGQRFAIEPVGGNLYSLVVKNDSKAVEVAEFGLDNGHRIQQWDYLGQTNQLWTITLTP
- a CDS encoding zf-HC2 domain-containing protein; amino-acid sequence: MDCETVRPLLADRRRGRLDAAMVSAIDAHVAGCARCRQQLDVEAALDAALDRLPRQRASASLRRQLEQTLGVAPAPSPERRTSRWPSAATVVAPLLSGCLAAALVLIVGRLGSAPPAPSPALAMVDEAVNDHLRVVSSTHPTDIESGGIHQVKPWFTGRLEFSPRVTFSGDDDFPLVGGSIGYFGGRKAAVFLFKRRLHAITLLVFEPQGLAWPAGARPPGGRFDIAETTTRGFTVLLWRDGELGYALVSDVNRQDLTALALKINQE
- a CDS encoding sigma-70 family RNA polymerase sigma factor, with amino-acid sequence MRDQANPAWMMRPDSPPAALVPEALAHLDALYDLARRLTHHQADADELVQETYARAIAGARTFVAGNVKAWLFQILRNTFIDLHHRGQPQPLLSELDVIDGAADEFLLRDDRELGRLRRLVGEEIDAALATLSEEARLLVLLDVEGFTESEAAEILGCPVGTVKSRLSRARALLREKLRDYAR